One Vicia villosa cultivar HV-30 ecotype Madison, WI linkage group LG5, Vvil1.0, whole genome shotgun sequence genomic window, AATGCCTTCTTGCAAGTTTTAGGCAGATATATCTTTCGAACGAACTTATTATTTTGTATTGTTCATTTGGTCTCATTTAGCAAATGTTAAAGAAGTGGGTCCAGAAGTTATATTCAGATGCACCCATTGTTCTCTCTTATTCATTTGGCCTCATTTAGCAAAAAATTAAAGGAGTGGAAGATAACTTTTGGATGCAGGCATTACCCTTCAGACAACAACTTCCGATCGCACCTGTTATGACTGATAATTGATGGCTGATAGTTTATGGTTTGTGACTAAGaatttatatttgaaaattagtggttTAATTCattgataaattaaaatgacataaaaaaatttaatatataattgtttaaatttaaattaaattataaaggtGGTAATGGATTAAAggtaaaataataacaaaaatggaagaaaaatgatAGGCTATAAATAATAAGTTGAAACGCTATTACTatctgaaaaataaattataaactaataaaataaattataattttgtgataaaaaaattgttatcAAACAGGTCTTTTATCATCACATAAATTTGTAAACTATAAATAAACTACAAGTTCAAAATATATCATGTAGATATTTTGTTTTCTAGTATTTCTAGCATTCATAATTTGCCAACAAACAACTTCAGTTGTGTGTGTTGAATtttcagaaagaaaaataaaatactactttcatttataagaaaagatttattttttaatacataaaataaataatgtatttggacaatatattattcaaatatattatttattcaatatatctaaaaaaagaatattttcttataaataggaccggagataataatatttatttatcaacCGGTGAATGAATAACAATATATTACATGTCAACTTTTGAATTTTGTTTACCAAATTCAATTtatatttatagttttttttatcagCGAAGTGAGAATTTAAAAGGTTTTCACTCCCCGTAATTAATTGAATTTGACATGAATGAGAAGTTAAATTATTAAATGTTTAATAGCCCAAACTATTAGTAAAAAAAGCTTATATATATTCAATACTTTCTTTGAACAATGGAAAAAGATTGTCTGCTTTAATTATTAACAATATAGGATTGTTACACAACCTCTCGGATTGTGTAGTTAAGTATGGACTTGTAGGTTGCCTCAGTTTTCATTCAATTTCAACTGGTTGACACTTAAAGTATCATGCCAAGTGCTCAAACAAGTGACGGAATAAGTAATCTTTAAACTGAAAAAATGAAACCAATCGACTAACACCAACCGCTTACTTTTGTAACATAGTAATCTTCAGGATGCAATGCATCATATAAAACACTCGTATCTGCCAGAccatcagaagtcaactatccaATCACAGGATTCAATGTAAACTAAATCAGTAGTGAGGGAATTATAAGATGGTATTTTCATTTACAATGAACATCATAGCTAGGAAGCCTGTGATAGGTTGGCTCTAGCCGCGCGCCTTTCTAGTGCCTTCAACCTATTTGCTTCCATTCGGGCTCTCTGCTCTTCTGTTATCTCGGCATTGCTGGACAGACTGGCTCCATTATTTGGGACTTCTTTTGATTTCTTTTCAATTGCCTTCAACCTATTTGCTTCCATACGGGCTCGCTGCTCTGCTGTTATCTCAGCATTGCTGGACTGACTGGCTCCATTACTTGGGGCCTCATTTGTTGTCCTTTCAATTGCGCTGCTTTTGGGATCTGTAGTCACACCGATCACATTTTGTATGGGCTGAGAAGGTTCCTGCAGTAAAAGAGAAGATACCTCTGTTACAAATTTAGGCCAGCTCTTTGTTTCAGAGTTGGTTTAATTGAAAAGTCATGTATACTTAGCTATCTATTGATTCAGACTTCATAAGAAAGGAATAATTACAACAAAACAACTAGACTTCAAGGTACGGAAAAATAAATGAATGTAACTAGATGTTCGAGTAATCTCCAATGAAAGAATACAACAGTCTGAAGAGGGTAATGTTACCCTTGCATTATTTATTAATACCACACTTTTGGATAAGGATAAACAAAATCTTATTTAAACAGTTCCAAACAATTCAGATTAGTCACAAATTTGTGAGAATGGTATCCTAGAAGACAATTTACATATTTTCTATCTAACTGATGTGCATAATTATTAAAAGAGTTCCTTTCACTAAGGGAAACATCCAGATGTGTTTTAGCAAACAAATAGATATTCTTACGTGataacagaagaagtgaagaactAAACATGTTTATTATGAAAATAAACTTACTTCAGTAGCTTTGTCATATATATCATTGAGCATGTCTTCTTGAATGTCAATAACATTGTCAGGTTCATCAAACATCTCATTATCTTGATGAGTTACTTCCCCATTTTCTGCAGATACAGCAAAGCCCAATATACAGATTTAACAAAGATACTTAAAGAcgtcaataaaataaataaaacctaattaTTTCTTCTGATCGGTCTGCATATCAATGTTCAAGTAGACTTTATTGAAACCACCGGCCACCCTGTTTGAAATATGAATCATGTGGAAGTTTGCCAAAATCTATGTCTGTTTCATTATAACTAACTACCGATAATTGGAAAGTGAGCTTCAATGATTAAATTGTCAATTGTTGGATCCTACACTTGAAAAGGGAAAATTAAGAGGAAAGTGTTCTTAATCTTAGTAAGTATGTTTTTGAACAACTTGATAACAAGTCGTTAATTCAATGAATGGTACTCGTTAATGTTAACTTGTTTAGATGAAAAATATTTCTAACAGATGTGAAAATAATATACAACATTTGAACTTCGCAATTGTTCTATAAGATTATCACCACAGATCTAAGAAACCAACTATGAATTCGAATGCAACTAGTGCATATTGAGTTTGAGACCTAGATAGCAAAGTGTAAATACATATATAGTAAGTACCTTGCTGAGCATCTGGGGCTGGGGTGTTCTGCACACCTGGTGGTTCATGCAATTTTGATGGATCCCCACCATTTGCAactctttctctcaattctctaagGCTCATCTGGTAAGAGGACATAAAATAAATGTCAAATCCAGGGTTTGAACAAGGACATGCAACAAACACACCCTCTCAACAAATATAAAACCATAGGGTGAGATACAGAGAAGTGAATGCCCAGAGAGATAGAGATACAGAAATATGTGTGTATAAATGCATACAAAAATAGCAAAGGAAATGGATCGTTTATATACTTGTATCATATATGTACCAATTGAATGAAAAACAAGCATTAGCTAAAAATGTTATGGAAAATAGTTCTCGAAAGTGGATACAGTCAGGGTTTTAAATTGCATTCTGTAACTGCAATTGTGGCTGCAATATTGCTGATGTGGTAGCCTCTGAAATCGCATTGGACCGCATTTCCGGTGTCATTTGAGATTGCGCGTCCAAACACATTAGGAACCACATCAGACAATTTTGTACATGTTTTTTCAAGTATTCTTTTTATCAAGTCTCAAAATTTCAGATCCAAAATTCAATTTACTTATGATGTACTGAAAAATCTAAATATTAAGTGTTTTTCAACATTGCATTTCAAACACCATTCTATCTAAATTCACGCTGCAACGGATGCAATGCGCATCGTAGTAACCACAATGACCGCAATCACAACAGCCACAACCGTAACTGAAAGATATTATTTCAATTCTATAAAAAATACCTTCAAAAGTGACATAAAGGAGGTAACCTTGCCAACATGAATAGAGTTGTGTTGAACAGAAACAGTACCTTAACATGCCTTGTAGCAGCAACTTGCTCAACTTTGTGAACAAATTGATTGAAGGGGTAATAAGGGAGCAAACGAGAGTGCCATTCAGAGTACAATTCAATCAGGTTACCCAAATCACGAACCTAAcaacaaaaacattaaaacaaagcTTAATAGAGAAATCGGTGATAAAAACTAAgtgattatgattatgattaaGATTAAGCTTAATGACCTCGTGGCCACGACCGTGGTATTTGAAGGAGCGAGGGAAATAGCGAAGGACGTAACCGAGGCCGTCGTCGGAGAGAAGAAGTTCAGGAGTGAGTTTGGGGCGGGTGCGGGGGATTTTTTTGGGCTTCTCGATGGCGGATCTAGGGCCGGAAGGTTTGTATGAAGAGGAAGGAGGGAGATCGGCGGTGTTGGAGTTAGGATTAGGACTAGGGTTAGGGTTTGGATTTGAATCGGGAGCGGAGAAAGGGCAGTCACGTGACCAGTGACCTGGTCTTCCGCACTTGTAACACCCTGTTGCTGTTCCTGCCATTTCTCTCTGGTGTCGTCTTGATCTGTGAGTTAAAATTGGGATTTTTTAAAGATTGAGGTTTTGCTCCTTTTACTTGGGCGGGAAATGGCGGGAAACGGATCAGGTTTATATAGAGGGGAAAAAAACTTAAATAGTGTAATTTGTAAGTATTTTGGATTCTGGTTTTTCATTCTAAAATTTTTCAATATACAACTTTGGTTTaggtatttcaaaaaaaaaaattattttacataaaTTATTCGAGGTTGaacttgttttgatttttttaaaaaaataagtaagatttttatttgaaaattaatgCACAAATGATTTTCATGTAAAAATTCTCTGGTATCAGAATTCGGTTGGTGGTGAGATTAGTTACTtgcattatatttatttaaaagagtttttaaaaaaaaatagttattttgaagtttttctaATTTTACTGTTTATTTTCAACCATAACTTTGAACTTTGATTTTTTAGGTGTACCTGCTGGTAGTGTGTGGTCCAGGTCGTAAGTCCCAAGAGGTGAGGCAGTAAAACTAAAATCGTTGGTTTAGCACACTGTAGTTATCATTAAGAAAACAAACAATAAGGGGAAGGTTAGAGATAAAGAGTAAGAGAGAAAACTAAAAGATAGCCGATTTGTGAAAAAGTTAGTAATTATGTCTCAAATCATCAAGGCTTTTAGTGAATTAGGGTGTTATTCTCGTGGGAATATTCGTAACTGAAGCTTAGTTTCAACTAtcttaaataatgataaaattgaACTAGATCAAGATACTTTCCAAAATTAAGAATTATAAATTCAGGAGATGGAAAATATATTAGTAAACTGGTCTATcccagaaattaaattaaaagaaatatataaGATTTGTACGTTTgattttaaaagttaaaagatTACTCATACTATTGAATCTGCTACTTCGGTTAGTTGTAGCTATCTGAATTAATCCTAGAAGAATATAACAATGACCCTTATATTGCTAGTTTTACGTGACAATATAATTAAAGACTTTCATAACTCAACTATTGCTATAGTTGAATAAAATCTTAATGATGGTTCAGTCTATTTTAACTGTCATCTCAATTACTCTGTGAGCTTAGCTGATGAATTCACTAAGAACTCGTTGGTTATATATATTTTAGGTCTAAGTGATAATTTTAATCCTGGAGTTACTAACATAGATGTTATTACGATTTTAATTCGCTTAAAACTACTCCAAAGAAAGAAACTCGTGTTATTGAAGCAAATCTTAGTAGGACTAATATTATGACCCCAAAGATACTAACTGCTTCGGAAATTATAGAAAAATTTCCTCAAGAATGGATATTACAAGATGTGgttaaatttgaaaatattgaGACCAAAACTATTAGAGATGTTATTTAAGATATTGATGGATCATACAAAATTAGGATGAATAGAATCCAATCATGTCGCTATCATCACTTTAGAAGCATTGGGTCGACATTTAGTGCTAGACATTCAGTTGATTCAACAATTAGGGTAAATCTTGCGGGAATAAACTTTTCTCCTACAATTCCTCAACCAATATACTTGAGGAGAACTTCTAGGTCACCTTCTCCAACCAAATCACAAATACTAAGTGTAATTCCAAATGATGAACCCTTTGTCATAGACAAAGCTTG contains:
- the LOC131607131 gene encoding uncharacterized protein LOC131607131, with the protein product MAGTATGCYKCGRPGHWSRDCPFSAPDSNPNPNPSPNPNSNTADLPPSSSYKPSGPRSAIEKPKKIPRTRPKLTPELLLSDDGLGYVLRYFPRSFKYHGRGHEVRDLGNLIELYSEWHSRLLPYYPFNQFVHKVEQVAATRHVKMSLRELRERVANGGDPSKLHEPPGVQNTPAPDAQQENGEVTHQDNEMFDEPDNVIDIQEDMLNDIYDKATEEPSQPIQNVIGVTTDPKSSAIERTTNEAPSNGASQSSNAEITAEQRARMEANRLKAIEKKSKEVPNNGASLSSNAEITEEQRARMEANRLKALERRAARANLSQAS